Genomic segment of Gloeocapsa sp. PCC 7428:
TGAGTAAGCAAGATGCGGGGTAGTTTCATAATGTTGATCGGGTAAATACTGTTTTGATGCTTATATCTTACGCAAGTGACTTACGTAATAGTGGTTGAATGCTAAGTAAGGCAACAAGGCTAAAACCAAATAATACTAGCAACGCTCCACCAAAAGTAATTGTTCCCCAAGGTGCTTGCATAACAATACTACTCAAGTTCCAATCGCTGTGAGTATAAAGATAGCGAATCGGTTCGATCGCATAACTCAAAGGATTCAGCGTTGCCACAACTTGCAACCACTTAGGCATAAAAGACAGGGGCGCTAACGCCGTACTTGCAAAAAGTAAAGGCAAGTTTGTTACGAAAATAACAGCGATTAATTCAATATGACCAGGTAACGCAAAAGCCAAGCCTAAGCTTAATGCAGTAACGCCTAAAGCCAGTAAAAAGACAACTAAGGTAATCACACCCAATCCTGTAATATCAGGTAGCCCAGCCCCTAGAAACGCTGCTGCGGCAACAATGACAGCCGCTTGCAGTAAACTTTGAGTAATAATAAAAATTGCTGAAGCTAAAACAATCGAGAATCGAGACGCCAGAGGTGCGACGAGCAAGCGATTGAGAAAGCCAAACTCGCGGTCAAACATCACTGGTAATCCGGCATTGAGCGCACCCGCAAAAGCAGTAAAAACAATCACACCAGCACCTAGAAATTGCGCATAACTTTGACTATTGCCAAACAATCCTTGCGGTGCGTTTTGAAACAGTGCGCCAAATAAGATAAGCCACATCACTGGCTGAATAATACCAGCAATTAACGTTGAGGGACGTCGCTGTAACTGAATAAACAGCCGACGTGTTAGCGCTAATGTCTCCTGAACTAATTCATTCAAGATCGAGGTAGCACCAGTATCAATTTGCGGTGATGCTACTTGCTGCCAGTCGATTTCAGATTTTGGAGGTGTAACAGTACGACTCATAATAATTTTAGATTTAGGATTATGAAGAAGGATTTAGGGATCGGGGATCAGAGGTCAGAGGTCGGAGAAAAAGTACGCGATCGCCGTTTAGCTTTAAGCTCCAAGATATATTCATCATTTTCTTAAAATCTACCCTGACCCCTGACCTCTGACCTCTGTTTTCATCGCATATTCTGCTTGCGTTCTGCCTTGAGATCGCGGCTTCCTGCTGCGGCAAGTTCAGCATCCATTAATGTTCTTCCCGTCGCAGCTAGGTACACATCATCTAAGCTAGGGCGCGACTGGGCAATACCAAAAATGGGTAAACCTGCGGAGTTGAGCGATTGCTGAACAGCGCTTAAGGCATTATTTTGTGGCGTAACGACTAAATTGAGCGAATTGCCTTGAGCGCTATTGATAATTACTTCTTGCACAAAAGGTAAGTTTTCGAGCAAGTTCTTTGCTTTACTCGCTTCTTCTTCTGGAGAAAACTCGCGAATGCGGAGCGTAATGCGATCGCCGCCGACGCGATCTTTTAATTCTGAAGGAGTTCCTACCGCAATCACCTTACCGCGATCAATAATTGCAACGCGGTCTGCTAAAGCGTCAATTTCTTCCAAATAATGACTTGTAATTAATACTGTTGTCCCTGCTTCCCGAATGCGGCGCAAGAAATTCCAAACGATAAACCGACTTTCGATATCAAGTCCTGCTGTAGGTTCATCTAAAACTAGGACATCTGGGGCATGAAGTAATCCCGCAGCAAGGTCTAAACGCTTGCGAATGCCTCCTGAATACGTTCCTGTGCGCTTGTCCGCCCATTCTTCTAAACCTAGTAGATTAATGACAGTCTCAATTCTTTCTTTGGCGGCTGCCTTGGGCAGATGATACAGCGCTGCTTGTAGTTGCAATAATTCGCGTCCGGTAAGTATTTTATCTAGTGCGACTTCCTGAGCGACATAACCTAATTTTTTTCTAGCTTCTCTAGGAGAGTCTACAACTGAGATTCCTGATACAGCAATGTGCCCTGCATCAGGTTTAGCAAGCGTACATAAAATGCGTAGCGTTGTTGTTTTTCCTGCGCCATTGGGACCTAAGATTCCAAAGATTTCTCCTGGTTCAACTTGAAAGGAGATATCTTTAACAGCTTCGGTTGAGCCGTAGCGTTTCTTTAAATTTTCGATTAAAACCGCAGGAGCCATAAGTTATATCTCTGCTGGAAAAAAGATACAATTCTATACAATCCTCATTTCTATTTTAAGCCCTGATTGCGGTTGAGATCGCGATTGTTATAAATTCAAAAATTCAAGGTGGGCTTTTGCCCACCTTTTGATTATTGTCCGCTAAATGCCATAACAGCAGTCGTGACTTGATGCGTAATTGGCAAGCTATCGATCACCATGCCCGCACAAAGTAGCATCATATAAAGAATCGAGTAGAGAAACAGCGATCGCGCTTGTTGTTGGTTGCTCGGATCGTGGAGTAATGCCCAAGCTTTTTTAATAAAGATACTCCCCAATACCAAGGCGATACCGGCGTAGACAATCCCTGATACGTGCAACGGATAAACAAGGAGTAGCGTAGTAGGAATCAATATCAGCGTATATAACCAAATTTGCCGAGTTGTTGCTGTATCGCCCGCAATTACAGGTAACATAGGCACTCCAACTTTGGCATAGTCATCGCGGATCATGAGTGCTAGCGCCCAAAAATGTGGTGGAGTCCACAGAAATACGATCGCAAAGATTACCCAAGCAGGTAAACCTAATGAATCCGTAACCGCTGCCCAGCCGACTAGCGCGGGAATGGCTCCTGCGGCACCACCAATCACGATATTTTGTGTCGTATGGCGTTTGAGTAAGTGGGTATAAATGCCGACATAGAAAACAATGCCTGACATTGCTAACAATGCGCTGAGCAAGTTGGCAAATACGGCAAGTAAGGTAAAAGAAATCACTGCTAGTGCGATCGCAAAAATCAGTGCATCGCGTGGTTGGACTCGTCCTGATGGTAGAGGACGATGGCGAGTGCGCTCCATGTCATAATCGATGTCACGATCGTAGATGCAGTTAATTGTTTGTGCTGCGCCAGCTGCGAAAGTTCCACCGCTTAAGGTTGCCACGAGCAATACAGGGTCTACTTTTCCCTGCGATGCAATCCACATACTCGCAGCCGTTGTAATGAGTAAAAGTGGAATAATTCTTGGCTTCGTTAGCTGGTAATAGCTTTGAATCACTTGAAAAAAGTTTTGATGATGGCGCGAGACACTCGTCTCAATCATATTTGCACCAGTTCCTTACTGTTGAAACAACACACAGCCAACGAGCAAGCAAATTTTGCACAGGCAGAAATTGCCTTTGTTAACAAAATTGCTGTTTGCGCTTCTGTTGGCTGCAATTTTATAAATTTGATGGTTCAGTCGTGGGGATGGCAATACTGCTTGTTGCGCGATCGCGTAAGCCCAGTACGGTAAAAACAACGAGCGATCCCAGCAAAACAGCACCGACAACTTGGTGCGCTACTGTGAGTGGCTCGACTTGCAGGTGCAAGCGGAAGGTCGCTATCCCTAATAAGATTTGTAAAAAGAGCAAGCCACCTGCCATATTAGCAAGTTGCCGTAAAGCTGGATGCAATGCCGGAGTTCGCCACGCGAAAAAGACAACCGCAATAATTGCTAGTGTGGACGGAATAACACCACCGATATGACTATACATGACGCTACATAAGGCGTTACCCGCAAAACACTGATGCAGCGCCCAGCGCGATGCGACTAATGCGCCCATCAAGCTTTGTAGATAAACGGCAATTGCAGCAATCAAACCTATCCAAGGCAAGTTTCCTGCTGTACCAGTACCTTGATAGCGAACGAGTGTGCTGCCGATCGCCAGTAGCGTGATAAAAAACAACAGTGCCGTACCTAAGTGCGCTGTGACAATATCAAATCGCAATAGTTCGGTGACAGTTAGTCCGCCGAGAACGCCTTGGAAGACAACTAAACCAAGTGCAAACGTTGCTGCCCAAGGAAGCCACTGCGGTAATACACGACGGTTCCACCACGACAAACTCGCGAGGGCGATCGCACCCAAACCTACCATGGCTGCGTCCAAACGATGAAACCACTCCAGAAAAACTTGGAAATTCATTTGTTTTGTCGGGACAAGCTCGCCGTAGCACAAAGGCCAATCGGGACAAGCAAGCCCAGCATTCATTACGCGGGTGGCACTACCGATTGCCATCAAAATTAAGGTCGCGATCGCAATTTTCCATACGAGCCGCCGGATTCGTTCTTTTGGCTGCGACTGCTCACCACCCGTTACAGTTTGTTGATGCAGGACGGATTCGGTCATGAACGATACCTTCTGCCTGATTGAAAGCTATTAAAGTTAACGTTTTTGTGATTATCTGCTCATTTCCACGCTAGCGCATTACCGACAGAAAATGAGCTACATTGAGCTTTGACTGTGATTGATGATTATCCTATGTCGTATAAAAATTGCAATTGACAACTTGTTAAAGTTTGCTTATGTCAATGACGTCAATAAGTAACACAATTTACATTGCTTAACATCTGCCACAGGTCATACTAGAGAAAGATGCTTGGGAAACCTTATTAAGCGATCCCAAAGAAATTAGTAAAAAAAACGTTTTTTGGCTCGACGGTAGTTTGTCCCTACACTACCGTGGTAGATAAGCAGAGCTAACAATAGAAGTAAAGTCACTAAATAGCTAAACCGTGAACATTCCATCCTCGATCTGGACCTTACTCGTTGGTATAGTCGTTACCACAGTCAGCCTTTGGTACGGTCAGAATCATGGTCTATTGCCAACCCCAGCATCAGACGAAGCTGAGTTAGTAGATGGGCTATTCAATGCGATGTTGACCATCTCCACAGGTTTGTTTCTCATTGTGGAAGGTGCCTTAATCTACTCTGCGATTCGCTATCGTCGTCGTCCTGGTGACGATTCTGATGGACCACCAGTGTTCGGCAATATTCCACTAGAAATTTTATGGACGGCAGTACCGGCTATTATTGTTATTGGAATTGCAATTTACAGCTTTGATGTCTATAACTCGATTGGTGGGTTTAGTCCGCATGGCGTCCACGATGCCCCAATCGAAGAACAAGCAGTCAAAATGCCAGGAGCCGCGATCGCCGCAACGCTGAGTGATACACCGCCAAGCACAGATACTAACCTCAACCAGGAAAAATCTGATGCGGCAATGCAAGACCCAGCAACCGCAGCAGTTCGCAACGCTGACCAAATCCCCCAAAGAAGAAATGCACCAGGTGTTGGCGTTGTTTCTCCCACAATTGGTGCAAGCCCTGATAAAGAAGGAACGCCCCCAGCACTAACGGTTAACGTCACAGGATTGCAGTACGCGTGGATCTTCACCTATCCCGATACAGGAATTACAACAGGTGAATTACACGTTCCCGTAGGGCGCGAAGTTCAAATCAGCATGACAGCAAACGATGTGATTCATGCTTTTTGGGTACCAGAATTACGCCTAAAGCAAGATGCGATTCCTGGTAGACAGTCAGAAATTCGCTTTACACCAAAAATTGTAGGTGAGTATAAGCTAATCTGTGCTGAACTTTGCGGTCCATACCACGGTGCGATGAATACGCAATTTGTCATTGAGACACCAGAAGCATTTGAGCAATGGCAACAAGAGCAACAAGTCGCCAGTCTCGATTCGCAGCAGCTCGTTGCAGTTAATTCAGCAGATTTATCTCCCGCAGAATTTTTAGCTCCTTACGTTAGTGATTTGGGCATTCAGCCAGAAATGCTCCACCAAGTCCATCACACTCATCATTAAAGGTGTTAGGGGTTAAATATCATACCCCCTACTCCCTACTTTCTACTTCCTCTTTCGTCATGACACAAGCACAGCTACAAGAAAGCGCTAACATTTCTGCCCTAAGTGAGGAACCAGGGGTAAGAAAATGGCGCGATTACTTCAGCTTTAATACCGATCACAAAGTCATCGGCATTCAATACCTCGTCACAACGTTTATCTTTTACTGTATCGGTGGTGTTTTAGCTGACTTAGTACGAACCGAACTCAAAACACCAGAAACAGATTTTGTCAGTCCAGAAGTCTACAACAGCTTATTTACGCTCCACGCGACGATTATGATTTTCCTGTGGATCGTACCCGCAGGCGCTGGATTTGCGAATTATCTCATCCCCCTGATGATCGGGGCGAAGGATATGGCATTTCCACGCTTGAACGCGGTTGCCTTTTGGATGATTCCACCTGCTGGACTATTACTGATCAGCAGCTTATTGATTGGTGACGCCCCCGATGCGGGTTGGACGTCCTATCCACCGTTAAGTTTGGTAACGGGACAGGTAGGCGAAGCGATCTGGATTATGAGCGTCCTGTTGCTGGGAACCTCATCAATTCTGGGCGCAATTAACTTTCTAGTGACCATCTGGAAAATGCGCATCCCAGGAATGACGGTTAATCAAATGCCGTTGTTTTGTTGGTCAATGATTGCGACTTCCGCAATTACATTGCTTTCGACTCCTGTACTCGCCGGTGCGTTAATTCTGTTGGCATTCGATTTACTCGCAGGTACAACGTTTTTTAATCCAACTGGTGGCGGCGATCCAATTGTTTACCAGCATATGTTCTGGTTTTATTCGCACCCAGCGGTTTACATCATGATTTTGCCCTTCTTCGGGCTAATTTCCGAAGTTTTGCCTGTCCACGCGCGTAAACCAGTCTTTGGTTATCAAGCGATCGCTTATTCGAGTTTGGCAATTAGCTTCTTGGGCTTAATCGTCTGGGCGCACCATATGTTTACCAGTGGTATCCCTGGTTGGTTGCGGATGTTCTTTATGATCACAACGATGATCATCGCTGTACCCACAGGGATCAAAGTTTTTAGCTGGGTCGCTACGGTTTGGGGTGGCAAGTTACGCTTGAATAGTGCGATGCTCTTTGCCATGGGCTTTGTCGGAACGTTTGTAATCGGTGGAATTAGCGGCGTTATGTTAGCTGCTGTACCCTTTGATATTCACGTTCATGATACGTATTTTGTTGTAGCTCACCTGCACTACGTTCTTTTTGGCGGTAGTGTTTTAGGCATCTTTGCGGGTCTATACCACTGGTTTCCCAAAATGACAGGGCGAATGCTCAATGAGTTTTGGGGTAAAGTTCACTTTGCACTCACTATCGTGGGCTTAAATATGACCTTCTTGCCGATGCACAAGTTGGGCATGATGGGTATGAACCGCCGAATTGCGGTATACGATCCTAAATTTGAAACGCTCAATTTCATCTGCACGATGGGTTCTTATCTGCTTGCCGTTTCTACTTTTCCATTCATTATTAACGCGATTTGGAGTTGGATGTACGGTCCGAAAGCAGGTAACAACCCTTGGCAAGCACTCACCTTAGAGTGGATGACAACTTCACCACCAGCCATCGAGAATTTTGACAAACTACCTGTTCTAGCAACCGGACCTTATGATTACGGTATGAGTAACGGTGACGATGAAGAAGTGGAAAATGTACCCTTCTCAGATGAAAAAGAACCTGCTTTAGCAGCTGGTCCTAATTCAGCGTTACGTGCTGATCCCGATCCGAAGGTTGCTGCTAACCCAGAAGACCGTAAGTAACTCGATGAATTGTGAGGGATAATTATGAGTCGCTCACAATTCATTACCCGTACATTTGTTATTTAATGAAATCATGCAAAGTCAAACAATTGACCCAGCAAAAACAGCGCTTAACTATCACCACACTGAAGCCGCAGCGCATCACGAAGAACATCCAGACCATCGCATTACTGGACTCATTATGTTTCTAGTTGCTGAAGGAATGATTTTTTTCGGTATGTTTGGTGCTTACTTGGCTTTTCGCTCGGTGCTACCATCATGGCCACCAGAAGGAACACCAGACTTAGAACTGCTGCTACCTGGAGTCAATACTATAATTCTAATTTCCAGTAGTTTTGTGATTCACAATGCGGACACAGCAATTAAAAAAAATGACGTGTCTGGAATGCGTACGTGGTTAGCAATTACTGCGGCGATGGGCGCAATCTTCTTAGCCGGACAGCTTTACGAATACAGTAATTTGGAGTTTGGTCTCACGACCAATTTATTCGCTAGTGCGTTTTATGTTCTCACTGGCTTCCATGGATTGCACGTATTTATTGGACTCGTTGCAATTTTGGCAGTGTTGTGGCGATCGCGCGTTGCGGGTCACTATTCAAGTGAGAAACACTTTGGTGTAGAAGCAGCAGAAATCTATTGGCACTTTGTTGATGTTGTCTGGATTGTCCTATTTGGACTGCTGTACATCCTCTAAGTCATATTGGTAATCGTTTTTACTAGTCCCTAAGCACTTGCAAAACCCCTTTCTGGGGTTTTTTATTTGTCAATATGGATACTGTAGCGGTTAGCGATTTCTTCTGTTAGCTGTTAGCTTCATTAAAAGCCTTACAAGGTAACAGATTTACTCAATAGACTTGTTCTCACCTGAATGCGTCTTGCTATAACTGCTACTATACTGTGTAAACATCTTCTTCCGGCAGTCTATCAAACAAACTTTGTTCTTTCAGAATAATGTGATTGTTGCCATCAATGGCAATCTTCCCCTGTTCTTGCAGTTTTCCTAACAATCGCGTGATTGTGACTCTGGTTGTTGAACAAGCTTCGGCTAATTCTTGATGCGTGAACCGGACGCTTAAACGAGTTCCTTGAGGAGTTGGTTGCCCAACCTCGTGTTTTAGTAGCTGTAATAATTGCTCAAAACGATCTTTAACGCGTCTTTGCCCAAAAATAGCTAACAAAGCTTCGGTCTGCTGTAATCTTTGGTTGATTCGCGGTAAAACATTTGCAGCTAGCAACGGCGATGCGGCGAGTTCGCTAAAAGAATAACAGAGTAACTGAACTTGGGAAAGCGCGCTAGCTTGATACGTATGCAGCGAAGTTAGCTCGACTCCAAATGGCATTCCAGGTCCTGCTAAGCCAACGACTACCTCTTCCCCAGTTTCGCTCAAAGTGCTTAGTTTCACAATTCCTTGGTGGACTTGCCAAATCATTTGCGGTTTGAGTGGTATGAGTTCGCCCTTCAAATAAACAAACTTACGGCGATCGCCTGTTAAATCACTCACTTTTTCTTCGATTGGCTCTATCAAAGGCTGATCTTCAGCAGTTGGACTCCGGTGAATACATACTTGCATTCGGCTTTTCTTACCTTCGTTGTCTATTGCGATCGCGATTGTGAGTGCGACTTTTAATGGTTCGCTATTACGCGGGCAAAGATTCACTGTCCACTCGATTGATTCTTCTACCTGCTGCGGTTGCATCAACTTGCTATAAAGTGCTTGTCTGTCGTTTTCAACAACAAACATCAGAAATGATTTGCCGACTAAAAAGCGCTGCGATACGTTCAACAGTTTAGCCGCCGCCCGATTAGCTTCCTCGATCCTTCCCGATTTATCTGTAATGATGTAACCCTCAGAAGCAAAATCAAAGAGTTCTCGATAGCGTCGAAGCTGTAATTCTAGTGCTGTTCGTGTCGCTATCAATTCTTCATTCTTTCGTTGTAACTCATCTACCGTTACCTGTAACTCTTCAGAAATAATGCCCAGATTCGTTAGCGCGATCGGTAACATTTCTTTTGGAATTTCTGTTCCATTGTTCAATCGACACAAGCTTTCTATTTGTGTGTGGATTTGTTTAGCAAATTTATCTACATTCACGCGCTGCCTCCAACCGTGATGGTAATCTAGCTTGCAGGATAAATAATTTTTTGTGGCTTGACATTCTCCCAAGTGGAGATTTGTCGTTTGAAGTAGCGAAAGCGTTACAAAATTTAGAATAACTATTTTTCTCTCACATCTTGCACTTGGTGGTTGAAACCGCCGCCAGACAGACAAAACCCTTAGTTTCTCGTCAGTTTGCGCAGACAGACTTCGTTCTTATAGCCGCGAATTTTATTTGCTAAGGCTTGGTGCAAGATTTGAGTTTCTCGAAGGTGAGGTTACTAGTAAAGTGCGCATGTAAAAATACTCAAAATAATTTCTGTATTTTTGAGGAACGCACGCGACTAACACCAAAACCCTTCTTTAGGAAGATGATTTAAATCAGCATTTGATTTTTTGTGACCTAAGACTTCGCCTGAGTAAGATTATTTATCATCAATCGTAAATTTCTCAAAGATTGCTATTTTTTTCTTAAGTAACTAGCCCCAAAATTTCAAAAAAATATGTTCGTTCGTCGAGTAATGCTGACTTTATCGACTTAACTATATTTTATAGTAAAATCAATTTCGAGTTTATAAAATCTAGATGAATGATTGATTGTGAAAGTATAATCTTTACTTCTGATAATCAGCAGTTCCTACCATTTAAAATAGTGAATTATAGCGATTTTTTCAATCGTTATATTTTGCGTATAAGATTTGAGAACTAAAAGTTCACTCACTAAAGTATTCAGAGTAATATATAAATGTAGTATCTATAATTTTGTGTAGTTGACTATTATTATTTAGAGTAATTATTGTTTATATATAATATAGTTAATGAATCTTTTCTTATAATTCAGTCAAAAATATGAGCGAGTATAAAATTCATGATGAATACAGCTTGGCAGAAGCAGCTGACAGACTGGGAGAAAGAGCAATGGAACTAGGAATCATTTCTAGTTTTGTAGTGCGGCACTTCCCTGATAGCAGGCAATATTACATTCCCAATGAAAATGAATCCGAGCCACTTACTCCAGAAGAAGCTTATATGAAGTTGAAAAAACTCGTTGAATCAGCAGAAGCAGGAGCTTGAGTTGATTGCGACCCACACAAAACTGGTCTGTTGAGGAGTTTCGCAACTAGTTGTAGGTTTACTTCTGATTTTTTTCAGTGGCGAGGGCGTTTCTTTGACACTTTTAACACGGGTAGTGCTTGATGCGAGCTACTACTACTAGGTGGTAAGTAACGCGGTGTATTCACTGATTCTGTTGGATAAGGGCGCTGCTGTAACAACCACCAGCGTAAGCCAATCGCTATTCCTACAGTTACCAATCCAAACGCAAACAAAGACCAGCGATCGCCTAATCCACCAATAACAGCATCTACCGCTCCCATTGTCACCAATATACTGGGTAGCGGCTCTTTACGGTATGCAGACTTTATCAATTTCGGTATGGCTGCGTTCATCACAAATTAATACACTTGAGCTTAGCTATCATCTTAAGACCTACGTTTCTAAGATGGAGGTATCTTTATCTAATTTGCATCATTCCTGAAGATGGCAAAATTAATTTTTCTAAGGTTCACTGTCAAGTAGGTTTTGTTTCTACTAGTACTGATAACTTAGACGTAAGCGTCTTTTACTCTATTTTAGCCCAAGCCAAGCTAATACTCCTTTACCTGTCAAGTATTCAATGACAATAAGGAGTAAAAAGCCAATCATTGCTGCTCTACCGTTTAAACGTTCGGCGTATTCGTTAAATCCAAACTTGGGTTCCTCTAAATTGGGCGTTGTTGTTGGTTGTGGTTGAGTTGTCATTTGTGAAACCTCGTTCAGATAGATTGGCTAGGAGAGTTGATTCAGAAGTCAAATTAGATTGTACCCAAAATTACGTTTTCTTTACATTTCTTTACTGTATTGTACAGATAAAATTGACAAAAGTAGGCTCAAGGTATGGTTCGAGTGAGTGCTAGAAGCTCAATATGTCGCCACTGAAAGCGATCGCGCTTAAGCTAAAAACAGATGAGAAGATGATAACCAATGGAAATCGGTGTTCCCAAAGAAACAAAGGATCAAGAATTTCGCGTGGGCTTGAGTCCGAGTAGTGTGCGAGTCCTCAAAGAGAATGGTCATAAGATTTTTGTAGAATCCCAAGCTGGTGTCGGTGCGGGTTTTACCGATGAGGACTATCGTCAAGTGGGAGCAGAAATTGTTTCTACACAAGAGGCTTGGAATCGGGAACTCGTTGTGAAAGTCAAAGAACCCCTTCAGCCAGAATATCGGTTTCTCCAAAAAGGGCAATTATTATTTACCTATTTGCATCTAGCCGCCGATCGCGCTTTAACCGAGCATTTAATTGATTGTGGCGTGACGGCGATCGCGTATGAAACGGTAGAAGTAACAAATAGCACAAACAAGCTACCACTGCTCACACCGATGAGTATTATTGCTGGGCGCTTATCAGTACAATTTGGCGCGCGGTTTCTAGAACGTCAACAAGGAGGGCGCGGGGTTTTGTTAGGCGGCGTTCCTGGTGTTCGACCTGCGCATGTTGTCATTTTAGGTGGTGGCGTTGTTGGTACTGAAGCGGCGCGAATTGCTGTCGGAATGGGTGCGACTGTCCAAATTTTAGATGTGAACGTAGAGCGGTTATCTTACCTAGAAACAATCTTTGGCTCTAGAGTCGAGTTGCTTTATAGTAATTCTGCGCAAATTGACGCTGTTGTTCCCGATGCGGATTTACTCATTGGTGCGGTCTTAGTTCCAGGGAGACGCGCGCCGATTCTAGTAAATCGCGAGTTAGTCGGGCGGATGGGTCCAGGATCGGTGATTGTTGATGTAGCGGTTGACCAAGGTGGTTGTATCGAGACGTTACGCGCGACAAGTCACACTAAGCCTACGTATGTGGAAGCAGGAGTCGTTCATTACGGTGTCCCCAATATGCCTGGGGCTGTACCATGGACGGCAACGCAAGCTTTAAATAATAGTACCTTACCTTATGTTGTGCAATTGGCGAATTTAGGAATGCAAGCCGTGAAAACAAATCCGGCTTTAGCGGCGGGTGTAAACGTTCAAAATCATCGCCTCGTTCATCCTGCGGTACAAGAAGTGTTTCCTGACCTTGTTCCATAGCAAAAAGGCGAACCAATGTCAAGTGCGCTAGCCTAGAGATAGCCAGTGACTTCTATGCTGTGTCACTGCATTCTAGAGGTTAGATTATGGCTCACCTAAATCAGCGTCGCCCGCAAAACGTGAGTGGAGACTTTTACGTTGATAACACGTGTATCGATTGCGATACTTGTCGTTGGATGACTCCAGAGGTATTTCGTCGTATTGGAGGACAGTCAGCAGTTTACCATCAGCCAGACAATGACATCGAGCGACTGCGATCGCTACAAGCACTCTTAGCGTGTCCCACAAGTTCGATT
This window contains:
- a CDS encoding helix-turn-helix domain-containing protein, producing the protein MNVDKFAKQIHTQIESLCRLNNGTEIPKEMLPIALTNLGIISEELQVTVDELQRKNEELIATRTALELQLRRYRELFDFASEGYIITDKSGRIEEANRAAAKLLNVSQRFLVGKSFLMFVVENDRQALYSKLMQPQQVEESIEWTVNLCPRNSEPLKVALTIAIAIDNEGKKSRMQVCIHRSPTAEDQPLIEPIEEKVSDLTGDRRKFVYLKGELIPLKPQMIWQVHQGIVKLSTLSETGEEVVVGLAGPGMPFGVELTSLHTYQASALSQVQLLCYSFSELAASPLLAANVLPRINQRLQQTEALLAIFGQRRVKDRFEQLLQLLKHEVGQPTPQGTRLSVRFTHQELAEACSTTRVTITRLLGKLQEQGKIAIDGNNHIILKEQSLFDRLPEEDVYTV
- a CDS encoding chlorophyll a/b-binding protein translates to MTTQPQPTTTPNLEEPKFGFNEYAERLNGRAAMIGFLLLIVIEYLTGKGVLAWLGLK
- the ald gene encoding alanine dehydrogenase, with the translated sequence MEIGVPKETKDQEFRVGLSPSSVRVLKENGHKIFVESQAGVGAGFTDEDYRQVGAEIVSTQEAWNRELVVKVKEPLQPEYRFLQKGQLLFTYLHLAADRALTEHLIDCGVTAIAYETVEVTNSTNKLPLLTPMSIIAGRLSVQFGARFLERQQGGRGVLLGGVPGVRPAHVVILGGGVVGTEAARIAVGMGATVQILDVNVERLSYLETIFGSRVELLYSNSAQIDAVVPDADLLIGAVLVPGRRAPILVNRELVGRMGPGSVIVDVAVDQGGCIETLRATSHTKPTYVEAGVVHYGVPNMPGAVPWTATQALNNSTLPYVVQLANLGMQAVKTNPALAAGVNVQNHRLVHPAVQEVFPDLVP